One window of the Colletotrichum destructivum chromosome 6, complete sequence genome contains the following:
- a CDS encoding Putative zn(2)Cys(6) fungal-type DNA-binding domain, fungal transcription factor: MAGRTTERTQQKTARKKRQKTFTGCWTCRERHVKCDEQRPRCRRCLMGDFTCQGYGTRLTWLAPTGQGAPKGGGRGQSRTEMSPLLDISGRPSNRGISPNIDVSLRDSFVASQASSGQQPTPTSRSYTDQRGRAAVATKELASRDIHHAYGALGPETVQDDPVNNMMEPGISFEGVRSGEPSSSFHSDVAHSVREFQDFSPWPAEHTSVWPLNEDQLHSQLYPHLHGGDSFNSWGRRPMSPIGSPMRPFGLPSAPARERDLISHWATNLAHKLIPIRSPVNPFLTVVSPMALAGSRAARTKSTSTVALFHAVCAISAAHQANLRGCPHEDGLMLHHKQLSFHHLMQNINRNEHDEQMATLATLCLWILIHFVTGTPGAWREVVKVTRNLLQGISTDTWSQSSTAALTYQSFSSAFTLIQAQYLGRLEFPAPLKNDLPGAKSTGCQSMPAQSLELVSSFNTKLLQTHILAPDELDQLEIEFVLSTPEPSTDFDVGNADSVMVHHHRSLFYCACLLYFRCNSGRRGPEEGVRDLVTRCLDHMELLELLQKDSSPKTWVYAAVAFEATTPELRDRTRSLFTRRRSLGIATWDTLLLAVEEVWRRRDAALPGSAPEPWTRVLASMPEFDVVLY, from the coding sequence ATGGCCGGCAGGACCACGGAGCGTACCCAGCAGAAAACGGCTCGGAAGAAGCGGCAGAAGACCTTTACGGGCTGCTGGACGTGTCGCGAGCGGCATGTCAAGTGCGACGAGCAGCGTCCTAGATGTAGGCGCTGCCTCATGGGCGATTTCACATGCCAGGGGTACGGCACACGCCTGACTTGGCTCGCGCCGACGGGCCAAGGGGCGCCGAAGGGCGGTGGCCGGGGCCAGTCAAGGACTGAAATGAGCCCCTTGCTAGACATCTCTGGGCGACCGTCGAATCGAGGAATATCTCCGAATATCGACGTTTCATTGCGCGACTCTTTTGTGGCCTCTCAGGCCTCTTCTGGACAGCAGCCTACGCCAACAAGTCGGAGTTATACCGACCAGCGCGGCAGAGCTGCCGTCGCCACGAAAGAGCTGGCTTCCAGGGACATCCATCATGCCTATGGCGCTCTGGGCCCGGAAACTGTTCAAGACGATCCAGTCAACAACATGATGGAACCGGGTATATCATTTGAGGGAGTGCGGAGCGGCGAACCCAGTTCGTCATTTCACAGCGACGTTGCTCATTCGGTAAGAGAATTTCAGGACTTCAGCCCGTGGCCAGCGGAACACACCTCAGTTTGGCCGTTGAACGAGGATCAGCTTCACTCACAATTGTATCCCCATCTACATGGCGGAGACTCGTTCAACTCATGGGGTCGTCGGCCTATGTCTCCAATAGGCAGCCCGATGAGACCGTTCGGATTGCCATCAGCTCCGGCTCGAGAACGGGATCTCATCAGCCACTGGGCAACGAACCTCGCACACAAGCTGATCCCGATCCGGAGCCCAGTTAACCCGTTCCTTACCGTCGTCTCGCCCATGGCACTCGCGGGGAGTCGGGCGGCCCGCACGAAGTCCACCAGTACCGTCGCATTGTTCCACGCGGTTTGCGCCATCTCCGCGGCCCATCAGGCGAATCTCAGAGGCTGCCCCCATGAAGACGGGCTAATGCTTCACCACAAGCAACTGAGCTTTCATCACCTCATGCAGAACATCAACCGTAATGAACACGACGAACAGATGGCGACCCTCGCTACCTTGTGCCTGTGGATACTCATCCACTTCGTCACCGGCACACCGGGGGCCTGGCGAGAAGTCGTCAAGGTGACCCGGAATCTCCTCCAAGGGATCAGCACGGATACCTGGAGCCAGTCGAGCACTGCGGCCCTGACATATCAGTCATTTTCTTCTGCTTTCACTCTGATTCAGGCCCAGTACCTCGGACGGCTGGAGTTTCCCGCCCCGCTGAAGAACGATCTACCGGGTGCAAAATCAACTGGGTGCCAGAGCATGCCGGCCCAATCTCTCGAGCTCGTTTCTTCTTTCAATACAAAGCTACTCCAAACCCATATCTTGGCGCCAGACGAGCTCGATCAGCTCGAGATTGAATTTGTCCTATCCACACCGGAGCCATCGACGGATTTCGACGTCGGGAATGCCGACTCGGTAATGGTACACCATCACCGCTCGCTGTTCTACTGCGCCTGTCTGCTCTACTTCAGGTGCAACTCTGGCCGGCGCGGTCCCGAAGAGGGGGTCCGGGATCTCGTTACCAGGTGCCTAGACCACATggagctgctcgagctgctgcagaaGGACAGCAGTCCCAAGACGTGGGTATACGCGGCGGTTGCCTTTGAGGCTACTACACCGGAGCTTCGTGACAGAACGAGATCTTTGTTCACCAGACGAAGGTCACTGGGTATCGCTACATGGGACACGCTGCTTCTCGCAGTTGAAGAGGTCTGGAGGCGCCGCGACGCTGCCCTTCCGGGATCCGCACCGGAGCCCTGGACTCGCGTCCTCGCAAGCATGCCAGAATTCGACGTAGTATTGTATTGA
- a CDS encoding Putative oxidoreductase FAD/NAD(P)-binding, NADH:cytochrome b5 reductase, giving the protein MASTASIRRFRPASIAATIAAGGIGLGVISKMLVGNASAESDAPPKVFGAGPAFVSLPLESAEQMNHNTKRLRFKLPQREAVSGLSLTSAVLTMSWPKGRWLPVARPYTPVQPLDDTGYLELLVKKYPDGKQSTHLHSMTPGQTLLFALAIKGHQWKPNSYPHVTLIAGGAGITPIYQLAQGILRNPLDKTAITLVFGVNSDPDVLLKKELEQFEKEFPGRFRAVYTVSNPAPNSPLRKGYVTKELLQEVGAVPKDGAETKVFVCGPPAMEAALVGKKGTSGILQQLGYRKDQIHQF; this is encoded by the exons ATGGCGTCAACAGCTTCAATTCGCCGCTTCCGACCGGCGTCCATCGcggccaccatcgccgcggGAGGTATCGGCTTGGGCGTCATCTCAAAGATGCTCGTCGGGAACGCGTCCGCTGAGTCGGATGCGCCGCCAAAGGTCTTTGGCGCGGGGCCCGCGTTCGTGTCATTACCGCTGGAGAGCGCGGAGCAGATGAACCACAACACGAAGCGGCTGCGATTCAAGCTGCCACAAAGAGAGGCCGTTAGCGGACTGTCACTAACAT CGGCTGTCCTCACAATGTCATGGCCAAAGGGCCGATGGCTCCCCGTCGCAAGGCCGTACACACCTGTGCAACCCCTGG ATGACACCGGCTACCTGGAGCTCCTGGTAAAAAAGTACCCGGACGGCAAGCAGAGCACACACCTCCACTCCATGACACCAGGCCAAACGCTGCTCTTCGCCCTGGCCATCAAGGGCCACCAGTGGAAGCCCAACAGCTACCCGCACGTCACGCTGATCGCAGGCGGCGCGGGCATCACGCCCATCTACCAGCTCGCGCAGGGCATCCTCCGCAACCCGCTGGATAAGACGGCCATCAcgctcgtcttcggcgtcaACTCGGACCCGGACGTCctgctcaagaaggagcttgAACAGTTTGAAAAGGAGTTCCCCGGGAGGTTTAGGGCCGTGTATACGGTCAGCAACCCGGCACCGAACTCGCCTCTGAGGAAGGGCTACGTAACGAAGGAGCTGTTGCAGGAGGTTGGTGCGGTGCCCAAAGACGGAGCCGAAACCAAGGTGTTTGTGTGcgggccgccggcgatggaggcggcgtTAGTCGGGAAAAAGGGTACGTCGGGTATCTTGCAGCAACTCGGGTACCGCAAGGACCAGATCCATCAGTTTtga
- a CDS encoding Putative NmrA-like domain, NAD(P)-binding domain superfamily → MRVAIAGSGSVARYFAEELPAAGLDVVILTRSIKPEFENLPGVRQFVTDYSVSSLLEGIEGSSTLISAILGYTSAFIDVHRSLIEAAKKSSTCKRFIPAEYGGNLEDFPDQPAFYSRLQGVVRKELAEQDELEWTLLSTGWFVDYVVPRRNRMLQDAGDAIPVNIAGDSMLIPGSGKELLDLTSVRDMARAVAKLVQAPRWERYTYLSGEKSTWNDIAVLVQAEYPQVTVRHRSLAQLIEDIVAHPDGEERIVAEYGVFSASGAGSLPVDKVAAHREKYFAGIKFRTARDLMAEVERDPDVIV, encoded by the coding sequence ATGCGCGTTGCTATCGCCGGCTCCGGAAGCGTCGCCCGTTATTTTGCGGAAGAACTCCCCGCGGctggcctcgacgtcgtcatcctcaccAGGTCCATCAAGCCCGAGTTCGAGAATCTTCCCGGCGTCCGACAATTCGTCACGGACTactccgtctcctcgctcctcgagggcatcgaggGCTCCAGCACCCTCATCTCGGCCATTCTCGGCTACACGTCCGCCTTCATCGACGTGCACCGAAGCCTCATCGAAGCCGCCAAGAAGAGCAGCACATGCAAGCGCTTCATCCCCGCCGAGTATGGCGGCAACCTGGAGGACTTCCCCGACCAGCCGGCCTTCTACTCCCGCCTCCAGGGGGTCGTCCGCAAAGAGCTggccgagcaggacgagCTCGAGTGGACGCTGCTGTCGACCGGCTGGTTCGTGGACTACGTCGTACCGAGGCGCAACCGGATGCTGCAAGACGCGGGTGATGCGATCCCCGTCAACATCGCCGGCGACAGCATGCTGATCCCGGGCTCCGGCAAAGAGCTTTTGGACTTGACCTCAGTCAGGGACATGGCCCGGGCAGTTGCCAAGCTGGTGCAGGCGCCCCGATGGGAGCGATATACGTACCTCTCGGGAGAAAAGTCGACGTGGAACGATATCGCGGTGTTGGTGCAGGCGGAATACCCCCAGGTGACCGTCAGGCACCGCAGTCTCGCCCAGCTGATCGAGGATATTGTCGCCCAtccggacggcgaggagcggATTGTGGCAGAGTACGGCGTCTTCTCTGCCAGCGGCGCTGGGTCTCTGCCCGTCGACAAGGTGGCCGCTCATCGCGAGAAGTACTTTGCGGGAATCAAGTTTAGAACGGCCAGGGATCTGATGGCAGAAGTTGAACGGGACCCGGATGTTATCGTCTAG
- a CDS encoding Putative protein kinase-like domain superfamily: MYGGQEKLDNLVWDKNDEESGKAQNQMRLKKKCRQVEELAKEKFGKPASLISPLIFGGFNILYRIHLDGTSPDVMVRLPCPSLVQFPSEKTAYEAATAALIAKRTQLPVPRPLCYGQDSPVGPFIIMERVENCGSVSARLNRRSENPSAPHVLDSNVSEAVLEVIW, from the coding sequence ATGTACGGTGGTCAGGAAAAACTAGACAACCTTGTCTGGGACAAGAACGACGAAGAATCCGGCAAGGCGCAGAATCAAATGCGACTCAAGAAAAAGTGTCGTCAAGTGGAGGAACTCGCGAAGGAGAAATTCGGGAAGCCAGCAAGCTTGATTTCGCCATTGATCTTCGGCGGCTTCAACATTCTCTACAGGATTCACCTCGACGGAACGTCCCCAGATGTCATGGTTCGACTGCCTTGTCCAAGTCTCGTTCAGTTTCCGAGTGAGAAGACTGCTTACGAGGCCGCCACGGCAGCGTTGATTGCGAAACGCACGCAACTTCCGGTTCCTCGACCACTCTGTTACGGACAAGACTCGCCCGTCGGCCCTTTCATTATCATGGAACGCGTTGAAAACTGCGGTAGCGTGTCGGCGAGGCTGAATAGACGCAGCGAAAACCCTTCAGCACCTCATGTGTTGGATTCGAATGTTTCCGAAGCGGTGCTAGAGGTCATCTGGTGA
- a CDS encoding Putative pectate lyase PlyH/PlyE, pectin lyase/virulence factor: MAIAKIFTTALLAGLVAAQTLTIPTRTGSIISLSLPSLISGSKDFGNKEFDRGRACETDVLSNGGEPVFILEDGASISNVIIGQGQVEGIECRGACTLKNVWFRRGCHYSIVLSGNGNVLVEGGGAKAAEIIYHKGRGNVTVKDFTAIDSTYLYRSCGSCNNNGGPRNVAVSNLKANNVKLVAGINSNYGDTASVTGSCGTAVAKVCQEYKGVNKGLESPKVSTTANCKGQLSLGAC; this comes from the exons atggcTATCGCTAAGATCTTCACGACGGCGctgctcgccggcctcgtcgccgcccaaACCCTGACGATCCCCACCCGCACTGGCTCCATCATCTCCCTGAGCCTACCCAGTCTGATCTCCGGCTCCAAGGACTTTGGAAACAAGGAGTTCGATCGCGGACGGGCTTGCGAGACCGACGTCCTGagcaacggcggcgagccggTGTTCATcctggaagacggcgcgAGCATCAGCAACGTCATCATTGGCCAAGGCCAGGTGGAGGGCATCGAGTGCAGAGGTGCCTGCACGTTGAAGAATGTCTGGTTCCGTCGCGGTTGTCATT ATTCGATTGTGCTCAGtggcaacggcaacgtcCTCGTGGAGGGCGGTggcgccaaggccgccgaaATCATCTACCACAAGGGCCGCGGCAACGTCACTGTCAAGGACTTCACTGCCATCGACTCGACATACCTGTACCGCTCATGTGGTAGCTGCAACAACAACGGAGGGCCGAGAAATGTCGCGGTGAGCAACCTGAAGGCCAACAATGTCAAACTGGTCGCCGGAATCAACTCCAACTACGGAGACACGGCCTCTGTGACCGGCTCTTGCGGCACAGCTGTGGCCAAGGTTTGCCAGGAATACAAGGGTGTCAATAAGGGACTGGAGAGCCCCAAAGTTTCAACCACTGCCAATTGCAAGGGCCAGCTATCCCTTGGTGCCTGCTAA
- a CDS encoding Putative oxoglutarate/iron-dependent dioxygenase, translated as MAPTLTSLAQEISASISNARELPIGTFACGGEIPIYASPEQVKEAHDKASAGSPDGTASGPVVLRWDAPRDSVDSEPAKVVFPVSSEEDSKGFEKLLRDSSPATFGLEGQHVLDETYRKAQKLYASAFSTSFNPYEPGIIDTWTIRAELYSLNIYSGPSGKFKAHVDTPRSTYQIGSLVACLPMSHKDGELAVRHDGKTYTFDWSDKTANEAQPSIKWAAFYSDCEHEVFEVTKGHRVTLTYNLYATRGNCFLPSQSALDPTSLPLYRQVKNLISSERFQSKGRLIGPTMCTMCFFLLSCTCSDIAQIVSLAITAHMPDPHTEKKTGLPFCLKGIDMAMYEAFRATGLTVRLCAVVDNPYSGWYGRRAWDRDLQEFSDSESTEKQGGVTAVKPKLDRRNYRYMYDSDEVNDDVGDDAKDVPSQLIRPICPLISAGMCEGPDDLEQTFENFGDRIDYKKVFWLNKKNKGNKKLQFNCIAYGNEPETREKYSQFALIVEAPAKELVTD; from the exons ATGGCTCCAACATTGACTTCTCTGGCTCAAGAGATCTCCGCCAGCATATCGAACGCGCGAGAGCTGCCCATTGGCACCTTTGCTTGTGGGGGTGAGATTCCAATCTACGCCTCCCCCGAGCAAGTCAAGGAGGCGCACGACAAGGCTTCGGCAGGAAGCCCAGACGGGACCGCGTCTGGCCCCGTCGTCCTTCGCTGGGATGCACCCAGAGACTCTGTTGACTCGGAACCCGCCAAGGTTGTTTTCCCAGTGTCATCGGAAGAGGACTCCAAGGGCTTCGAAAAGCTTCTACGAGACTCTTCTCCGGCCACATTCGGTCTAGAGGGGCAGCATGTCCTGGACGAGACATACCGCAAGGCTCAGAAGCTGTACGCCTCAgccttctcgacgagcttTAACCCATACGAGCCGGGCATCATTGACACC TGGACCATCCGCGCCGAGCTGTACAGCCTGAATATCTACTCTGGGCCATCGGGGAAGTTCAAGGCTCACGTCGACACTCCTCGTTCCACATACCAGATCGGCTCTTTGGTTGCCTGTCTGCCTATGAGCCACAAAGATGGCGAGCTTGCCGTTCGACACGATGGAAAGACCTATACGTTTGACTGGTCGGACAAGACTGCCAACGAGGCGCAGCCATCGATCAAGTGGGCAGCTTTCTACAGCGATTGTGAGCACGAAGTCTTCGAGGTTACAAAGGGACACCGCGTTACTCTCACATATAACTTGTACGCCACGCGCGGTAACTGTTTCCTCCCGAGTCAATCGGCATTAGACCCAACTTCCCTGCCCCTCTATCGCCAGGTCAAGAATCTTATCTCGTCAGAGCGGTTCCAAAGCAAAGGTAGGTTAATTGGCCCCACAATGTGCACAATGTGCTTCTTTCTGCTCTCATGTACATGTTCTGACATCGCCCAGATCGTGTCCTTGGCTATTACAGCACACATGCCTGATCCCCACACGGAGAAGAAAACGGGTTTGCCGTTCTGCCTCAAGGGTATCGACATGGCCATGTACGAAGCTTTCAGAGCCACGGGATTGACTGTAAGGCTCTGCGCTGTTGTTGACAATCCATACAGCGGCTGGTACGGAAGGCGAGCCTGGGATAGAGACTTGCAAGAGTTCTCGGACAGTGAGTCGACTGAGAAGCAAGGTGGCGTGACGGCCGTAAAGCCGAAACTCGACCGCCGTAATTACAGGTATATGTACGATTCAGATGAGGTCAACGATGATGTGGGCGATGACGCCAAGGATGTACCGTCTCAGTTGATCAGACCCATTTGTCCTCTGATCAGCGCCGGCATGTGCGAAGGACCGGACGACTTGGAGCAGACGTTCGAGAACTTCGGCGACCGTATCGACTATAAGAAGGTGTTTTGGCtgaacaagaagaacaagggaAATAAAAAACTTCAGTTTAATTGCATTGCA TACGGGAACGAACCGGAGACTCGCGAGAAGTATTCTCAATTTGCCCTTATAGTTGAAGCGCCTGCGAAGGAGCTGGTAACAGACTAG
- a CDS encoding Putative protein kinase-like domain superfamily, producing MTDMVRLANIPRAVLPPKKKTYETAAEWYTALADMHVAQLIFQHNDLVSSEDDCRNKYVARHVFRRLAKEGHLSTFGFAEDNWSAQSSNIPSHTLSPTPSGSNSFRLWGDDFRAGNILLDDSDDIAALVDWEYTYIGPTQFIFDPPWWLLIETAEMWSAGIDDWRETYDMRLKIWLSAMEKAEANIAGPSTLPAPLSTYMQESWETGRFFLSYEARKSWAFDAMYWKFLDKRFFGGRQDGVLRDELWTTRVHLLSEEERAAMDPFVKRKMAELEERRIVDWDPKEARERFSDFLFD from the coding sequence ATGACTGACATGGTTCGGCTGGCCAACATTCCCCGTGCCGTTCTCCCACCAAAGAAAAAGACGTATGAGACTGCAGCCGAGTGGTACACAGCATTGGCAGACATGCACGTCGCACAGCTCATCTTCCAACATAACGATCTGGTCAGTTCTGAAGACGATTGCCGCAACAAGTACGTTGCACGCCATGTCTTCCGCAGGTTGGCCAAAGAAGGTCACCTCTCGACCTTCGGATTCGCCGAGGATAACTGGTCTGCCCAGTCGTCCAATATTCCAAGCCACACACTCTCGCCCACCCCCTCAGGCTCCAACTCCTTCCGACTGTGGGGCGATGATTTCCGAGCTGGAAACATACTCCTCGACGACTCAGATGACATCGCTGCCCTCGTCGACTGGGAATACACGTATATTGGGCCCACGCAATTCATTTTCGACCCACCTTGGTGGCTCCTtatcgagacggccgagatgtggtcggccggcatcgacgactgGAGGGAAACATACGACATGCGCCTAAAGATCTGGCTTTCTGCCATGGAAAAAGCAGAAGCCAACATCGCAGGCCCCAGTACTCTACCGGCACCGCTGTCTACTTACATGCAGGAGAGCTGGGAAACGGGGCGGTTTTTCCTCAGTTACGAGGCACGGAAAAGTTGGGCCTTTGACGCCATGTATTGGAAGTTTCTGGATAAGAGATTCTTTGGCGGTCGACAAGACGGCGTTCTCAGGGATGAGTtatggacgacgagggtgcACCTTTTGAgcgaagaagagagggcAGCCATGGACCCCTTtgtgaagaggaagatggcggAGTTGGAGGAAAGACGAATTGTTGACTGGGACCCAAAGGAAGCCAGAGAGCGTTTTTCTGATTTCTTGTTTGATTGA